A genome region from Carya illinoinensis cultivar Pawnee chromosome 2, C.illinoinensisPawnee_v1, whole genome shotgun sequence includes the following:
- the LOC122301392 gene encoding UDP-glucuronic acid decarboxylase 6-like — translation MAKEASNGDNHAASKPPPTPSPLRNSKFFQSNLRILVTGGAGFIGSHLVDKLMENEKNEVIVADNYFTGSKDNLKKWIGHPRFELIRHDVTEPLLVEVDQIYHLACPASPIFYKYNAVKTIKTNVIGTLNMLGLAKRVGARILLTSTSEVYGDPLVHPQEESYWGNVNPIGVRSCYDEGKRVAETLMFDYHRQHGIEIRIARIFNTYGPRMNIDDGRVVSNFIAQAIRGEPLTVQAPGTQTRSFCYVSDMVDGLIRLMEGENSGPINIGNPGEFTMTELAETVKELINPDVKIAMVENTPDDPRQRKPNITKAKELLGWEPKIKLRDGLPLMEEDFRTRLGVPPKK, via the exons ATGGCGAAGGAAGCTTCAAATGGAGACAACCATGCGGCTTCAAAACCACCGCCAACCCCATCTCCTCTTAGAAATTCTAAATTCTTTCAG TCCAATTTGAGAATTTTGGTCACCGGAGGAGCTGGATTCATTGGCTCTCACCTTGTGGACAAGTTaatggaaaatgaaaagaatgag GTGATTGTTGCGGATAACTACTTCACTGGCTCAAAGGACAACCTAAAGAAGTGGATTGGTCATCCAAGATTTGAGCTTATTCGTCATG ATGTCACTGAGCCATTGCTAGTAGAGGTTGATCAAATATATCATCTTGCTTGCCCTGCTTCCCCAATCTTCTACAAATACAATGCTGTGAAG ACTATTAAAACAAATGTGATTGGTACATTGAATATGCTGGGGCTTGCAAAGCGAGTGGGAGCAAG GATTTTGCTTACATCAACCTCAGAGGTGTATGGAGATCCCCTTGTGCATCCCCAGGAGGAAAGCTATTGGGGAAATGTTAACCCAATCG GAGTGAGGAGTTGCTATGATGAGGGAAAGCGAGTTGCTGAAACTTTGATGTTTGATTATCATAGGCAGCATGGGATTG AGATTCGGATTGCTAGGATCTTTAACACATATGGGCCTCGAATGAATATCGATGACGGGCGTGTTGTCAGCAATTTTATAGCTCAAGCAATCCG TGGTGAGCCCTTGACTGTTCAGGCGCCTGGAACCCAAACAAGAAGTTTCTGTTACGTGTCTGATATG GTTGATGGCCTTATTCGTCTTATGGAAGGAGAGAACTCTGGCCCGATCAATATAGGGAACCCAG GTGAATTTACAATGACTGAACTAGCTGAGACTGTGAAGGag CTTATCAACCCTGATGTGAAGATCGCAATGGTGGAGAACACACCAGATGATCCTCGCCAACGAAAGCCGAATATCACAAAGGCTAAGGAGCTGCTAGGATGGGAACCAAAGATCAAGTTGCGTGATGGTCTTCCCCTCATGGAGGAGGATTTCCGGACTAGGCTTGGAGTCCCCCCAAAGAAGTGA
- the LOC122295540 gene encoding CLAVATA3/ESR (CLE)-related protein 46-like — translation MHIKHLLPRMKRKEVRICLLLAFIFITSGCYYFTAMRIRSAESAVDFMFKPAKARESPATGFKTATWNKSGMQSNRKVPSAPNPIGNRHPPSRHN, via the exons ATGCATATAAAGCATCTCTTGCCAAGGATGAAGAGAAAAGAGGTCCGAATATGTCTTTTATTGGCCTTCATCTTCATTACTAGTGGATGCTATTATTTCACAGCTATGAGGATTCGAAGTGCAGAATCAGCTG TTGATTTCATGTTCAAACCTGCAAAAGCAAGAGAAAGCCCAGCCACAGGATTCAAGACAGCTACTTGG AACAAATCAGGAATGCAGAGTAATCGTAAGGTTCCTTCAGCACCTAATCCAATTGGTAATCGGCACCCACCATCCCGGCATAATTGA
- the LOC122301393 gene encoding uncharacterized protein LOC122301393 isoform X1 has protein sequence MKSLSSVGLGLSVVFGCLFLALVAELYYLLWWKKKLTHREMENDYSGPARELFYMFCWKRSSSVRHTALDPQEIRSSVGITGTDVHEPEGQLHMQSNKSFLLKPCEDDDMEAEFMRLQNLSGPPRFLFTIIEETKEDLESEDGKSRGDKSGKGSRSRSLSDLLLPTETPYLTPLASPSFLTPPLNPMNSNNQHGFNPRFESIADAEFNRIKSSPPPKFKFLLDAEEKLKRKLTEEAKERVRNTGVFVHDNRDKASPSKFHENDQGSFITIIVDKHKERELNQHAQKCHSSTSQVLPLASSPSPFRFPITG, from the coding sequence ATGAAATCTTTGAGTAGTGTAGGACTTGGTCTGAGTGTAGTTTTTGGTTGCCTTTTCTTGGCTCTTGTTGCTGAGCTTTACTACTTATTGTGGTGGAAGAAGAAGTTAACACACAGAGAGATGGAAAATGACTACAGCGGCCCAGCAAGGGAGCTATTCTACATGTTTTGCTGGAAAAGGTCTAGTTCGGTCAGGCACACGGCTTTGGATCCCCAAGAAATCCGTTCCTctgtgggaatcacaggcaccGACGTCCATGAACCAGAAGGGCAGCTTCATATGCAGTCAAACAAAAGTTTTTTGCTTAAACCCTGCGAAGATGACGACATGGAGGCAGAGTTTATGAGGCTACAAAACCTTTCAGGCCCCCCAAGATTCCTCTTCACAATTATAGAGGAAACGAAGGAGGATTTAGAATCTGAAGATGGCAAGTCTAGGGGCGACAAGAGTGGAAAGGGGTCGAGAAGTAGAAGCTTGAGCGATTTACTTCTACCAACAGAGACTCCATATTTGACCCCTCTTGCTTCTCCTTCCTTTTTAACTCCCCCTCTTAATCCTATGAACTCTAACAATCAGCATGGATTCAACCCTCGCTTTGAATCAATTGCAGATGCAGAATTCAACAGGATAAAGTCTTCTCCCCCTCCAAAATTCAAGTTCTTGCTGGATGCTGAGGAGAAACTAAAAAGAAAGTTAACGGAGGAAGCCAAAGAAAGGGTTCGTAACACGGGCGTGTTTGTCCATGACAACAGAGATAAAGCTTCCCCGTCAAAGTTTCACGAAAACGATCAAGGGTCTTTCATCACAATCATTGTTGATAAGCACAAAGAAAGAGAGCTTAATCAACATGCACAGAAGTGCCATTCAAGCACTTCACAGGTACTTCCTCTGGCTTCTTCACCTTCACCATTCCGATTTCCGATCACCGGTTAA
- the LOC122301393 gene encoding uncharacterized protein LOC122301393 isoform X2, giving the protein MENDYSGPARELFYMFCWKRSSSVRHTALDPQEIRSSVGITGTDVHEPEGQLHMQSNKSFLLKPCEDDDMEAEFMRLQNLSGPPRFLFTIIEETKEDLESEDGKSRGDKSGKGSRSRSLSDLLLPTETPYLTPLASPSFLTPPLNPMNSNNQHGFNPRFESIADAEFNRIKSSPPPKFKFLLDAEEKLKRKLTEEAKERVRNTGVFVHDNRDKASPSKFHENDQGSFITIIVDKHKERELNQHAQKCHSSTSQVLPLASSPSPFRFPITG; this is encoded by the coding sequence ATGGAAAATGACTACAGCGGCCCAGCAAGGGAGCTATTCTACATGTTTTGCTGGAAAAGGTCTAGTTCGGTCAGGCACACGGCTTTGGATCCCCAAGAAATCCGTTCCTctgtgggaatcacaggcaccGACGTCCATGAACCAGAAGGGCAGCTTCATATGCAGTCAAACAAAAGTTTTTTGCTTAAACCCTGCGAAGATGACGACATGGAGGCAGAGTTTATGAGGCTACAAAACCTTTCAGGCCCCCCAAGATTCCTCTTCACAATTATAGAGGAAACGAAGGAGGATTTAGAATCTGAAGATGGCAAGTCTAGGGGCGACAAGAGTGGAAAGGGGTCGAGAAGTAGAAGCTTGAGCGATTTACTTCTACCAACAGAGACTCCATATTTGACCCCTCTTGCTTCTCCTTCCTTTTTAACTCCCCCTCTTAATCCTATGAACTCTAACAATCAGCATGGATTCAACCCTCGCTTTGAATCAATTGCAGATGCAGAATTCAACAGGATAAAGTCTTCTCCCCCTCCAAAATTCAAGTTCTTGCTGGATGCTGAGGAGAAACTAAAAAGAAAGTTAACGGAGGAAGCCAAAGAAAGGGTTCGTAACACGGGCGTGTTTGTCCATGACAACAGAGATAAAGCTTCCCCGTCAAAGTTTCACGAAAACGATCAAGGGTCTTTCATCACAATCATTGTTGATAAGCACAAAGAAAGAGAGCTTAATCAACATGCACAGAAGTGCCATTCAAGCACTTCACAGGTACTTCCTCTGGCTTCTTCACCTTCACCATTCCGATTTCCGATCACCGGTTAA
- the LOC122301394 gene encoding geranylgeranyl transferase type-1 subunit beta, with protein sequence MKAMESEWDPLDEPPSPPCYSSVFERDRHISFLEMMYHLLPSPYQDQEINHLTLAYFIISGLDLLSALDRVDRDAVVSWVLSFRALPQNKGVPNDGQFYGFNGSKTSQFPPDNNGVLNRNGSHLASTYSALAILKIVGYDFSSIDSETMLTSMRNLQQPDGSFMPIHIGAETDLRFVYCAVAICFMFEDWRGMDKEKAKEYIINCQSYDGGFGLRPGSESHGGATYCAVASLRLMGFIGDDLLSNSSTSSIVNVPLLLDWILQRQATNGGFQGRPNKDSDTCYAFWIGAVLRILGGHKLIDEKALRGFLLTCQSEYGGLSKFPGQLPDLYHSYYGFTAFSLLGELGMNSLCVELGMTDLAATGP encoded by the exons ATGAAAGCCATGGAATCGGAGTGGGACCCATTGGATGAGCCTCCATCACCGCCGTGCTATTCTTCGGTGTTCGAGAGGGATCGGCACATCAGTTTCTTGGAGATGATGTACCATCTGTTGCCGTCGCCTTACCAGGACCAGGAGATCAACCACCTTACCCTCGCCTACTTCATCATCTCCGGTCTCGACCTCCTCTCCGCGCTTGATCgt GTCGACAGGGATGCGGTTGTCAGCTGGGTTTTATCCTTTCGAGCTCTCCCACAAAATAAAGGTGTACCGAATGATG GACAATTTTATGGGTTCAATGGTTCAAAAACTTCTCAGTTTCCTCCCGACAATAATGGG gTTTTGAATCGTAATGGTAGTCATTTGGCAAGCACGTACAGTGCTCTAGCCATACTAAAAATTGTTGGCTATGACTTCTCAAGTATCGACTCTGAAACAATGTTGACGTCAATGAGAAACCTCCAGCAGCCTGATGGGAG TTTTATGCCCATCCACATTGGGGCCGAGACAGATCTTCGGTTTGTTTATTGTGCTG TTGCCATCTGTTTTATGTTTGAGGATTGGAGGGGCATGGATAAGGAGAAAGCAAAGGAGTACATAATAAATTGTCAG TCATACGATGGAGGGTTTGGATTGAGACCTGGTTCAGAATCTCATG GTGGGGCAACATACTGTGCGGTTGCATCTCTCCGACTAATGGGATTCATTGGAGATGATCTTCTGTCCAATAGTTCGACATCTTCAATCGTAAATGTGCCATTGCTGCTGGATTGGATCTTGCAG AGGCAGGCAACTAATGGTGGTTTTCAAGGTCGACCCAACAAAGATAGTGATACTTGTTATGCATTTTG GATTGGAGCAGTTTTACGAATCTTAGGGGGCCACAAATTGATTGATGAAAAAGCTTTACGTGGATTTTTGCTGACTTGTCAATCTGAG TATGGAGGTTTAAGTAAGTTCCCTGGGCAACTGCCAGATTTGTACCACTCCTACTATGGATTTACAGCATTCAGCCTCTTGGGAGAATTAGGTATGAACTCGCTTTGTGTTGAGTTGGGAATGACAGATCTGGCTGCCACAGGGCCATGA
- the LOC122301396 gene encoding dof zinc finger protein DOF3.6-like, giving the protein MVFSSVPVYLDPPNWQQQHSNYQQPAEDGSCENPQVLHPPPRPPIVGGSGGGGLIRPGSMSDRAKLAKIPQPESALKCPRCESTNTKFCYFNNYSLSQPRHFCKTCRRYWTRGGALRSVPVGGGCRRNKRSKSSRSKSPATAERQAAGSSSTSTVSSNCCATDMLSHLPPPQASQLPFLPPFHHLSDYASGNHCLNFGGFQPPVGAIGGTGGDVEFQIGTGSSGGGSALSTGLAHEQWRLQQVQQFPFFANLGTPNGLFQFEGGENVDRPSFVGVAGQLRSKPMESAVTCVSDQLANVKMEDNQRLSLSRNISGTAGNDHYWGGGSAWTDLSGFTSSSTSHML; this is encoded by the exons ATGGTTTTCTCATCCGTTCCGGTCTATCTGGATCCACCCAACTGGCAACAACAG CACTCGAATTATCAGCAACCAGCTGAAGATGGAAGCTGCGAGAATCCACAAGTACTCCACCCTCCACCGCGGCCTCCAATAGTTGGAGGCAGTGGCGGCGGTGGCCTGATTAGGCCGGGTTCCATGTCTGATCGGGCAAAGCTAGCCAAGATTCCGCAGCCTGAGTCTGCCCTCAAATGTCCGAGATGCGAATCCACAAATACAAAGTTTTGCTATTTCAACAACTATAGCCTCTCCCAACCTCGTCACTTCTGCAAGACCTGTCGGCGCTATTGGACAAGGGGAGGTGCACTAAGGAGCGTGCCTGTTGGGGGTGGTTgtagaagaaacaaaagaagcaaaagCAGCAGATCGAAATCTCCTGCCACAGCCGAGCGCCAAGCTGCAGGGTCTAGTTCCACTAGTACTGTTTCTTCCAATTGCTGCGCTACTGATATGTTAAGCCATTTGCCCCCTCCACAAGCATCACAGTTGCCTTTTTTACCTCCTTTTCATCATCTTAGTGATTATGCTTCTGGGAACCATTGCTTAAATTTCGGGGGATTTCAGCCCCCTGTGGGAGCAATAGGTGGTACTGGTGGTGACGTTGAATTTCAAATCGGTACTGGTTCCAGTGGGGGTGGGTCTGCTTTATCAACTGGCCTTGCTCATGAGCAGTGGAGGCTGCAGCAAGTGCAGCAGTTTCCTTTCTTCGCCAATTTGGGGACACCGAATGGGTTATTTCAATTTGAGGGGGGTGAGAATGTTGATCGGCCAAGCTTCGTCGGGGTAGCTGGGCAGCTTCGGTCTAAGCCAATGGAATCTGCAGTTACTTGTGTTAGTGATCAGCTTGCTAACGTGAAAATGGAAGACAATCAAAGGTTGAGTTTGTCAAGAAATATTTCGGGTACTGCAGGAAATGATCATTACTGGGGAGGTGGAAGTGCATGGACTGATCTTTCTGGTTTCACCTCTTCTTCCACCAGCCATATGTTGTGA